AAAGACCCAAGAGCCGAACCTGGACCAGAAGGGATGCCAGCAAGCTCTGCTACAGTACTACAGCCAAATAATGCAGTCAGTAGGTCTCATTGAGCTCATCATCTGGCTCTTTGAGGTACACAACTTACCAGTTATTCATAGTTCATTGAACCTTTAGACGACAAAACATTTATTATTCATCCTTTAAACACCTCTATAAGACACAGACGACATTTAGGAACATATAGTAATATATAAAAATGCTTGCTTTCTACACTAGATATAGTTTTCATGTCTCAGCACGTAGTCTAAAAACATACTTGGTGAAATAAAATTTTGTGTTTCTGGAtgtgatttctttttttgtacTCTGGAATGGGATAGGCCAAAACATTAGTCTCTTCCCTGTGTCCTGTCTGTGTCCTATCTTGTCTTTTTTCTCCTTCCTTACACTtcaatcctctctctcttctactcTGTACTGCACTTCACCTGCAGCTCTCTGTGCTAACGGGCATGCGCTACCTGCAGACCTCCATGGAAAACATGTTGAGGTTAGGAGATCCTGAGTCTGAGTCTGACGGGTGGCTCTTGGAGAACAGCATCGCTGAAACAGCCAATCCATAACTTCAACATCATCAAAAATCTGGGCAAATGCTACCAGCTGGACACCAACCCCAATACTGACGTGCCTTCCACCAGCCAGCAAGCACAAGAGCACCTGCAGACTAGCGCAGCCTCTGTGAGCAGCTAGTTGTGAAGAGAAGGGAACCCAAACCTTTGGGAAATATCAACCCATGCCATTAAGCAGAGGCTTTAGCAATTCTGTGCAGTGCAGGCTGAATCTTATGATGTTTCACTATTACTGCGCATGAAGACAAAGTCTAATGTGCTGTATGAGATCATGTGAACCTGATGTTCTTTCAGCAACAGACATTATCTCAATTTTGAGTTACCGAGTGCCATACAGAAGTACTTGCAAGTTCTCCAGACAAGCCATGAAAACTATCTCTGAAAGGATTCAAATGTATTCAACACACATTTGTGCAACAGTTGCCTTTTTTGTCACACCATACCAGATGTGATTGTATTACTCTAGTGGTGAAAAGTAAATGCATGTGCTTTGTAATGATATTTAGACAAAGCCGACAGTATGATACATAGTTCAAATTCATTGGTtatgacatctgctggtgaaagtGCCCATCACTTCAGTTTTGGGGGCAATGTTCTCATTCATGATGGTATCTAAAATATCACTTTTCCCCAATGACCACGTCACTGTCAAAAAAGGATTTCTAATGTGTTAGATGCAGACATGTCAGCAGTACCAATACAATACATGGCTATTGTACATGGCTAAatggggtgtgacgagatctcgtGTCACGAGATCTTGTGAGATGTAACTCAGCGAGATTTCTCATCGCGTAAAAAATCTGTCTCgcgggatttgtgatccagcaagcaaccagaatgacgtcggaaaatacaggtattactattgaagatgcctccgtcactttcaaatcgtttgtttggcagcattttgggtacccggaagaaatgataaatggcaagagagtgactgataagacacggaccatatacaaacattgtatgaaaataatgccgtacccAGCGGTTAATATGAACatgatgcagagacatttacagcagcaccacagctcagtactcaaatcaacatatctcacttgaacagaggtagcagggacagaaaggcgctttggcaagctgagacagcaaaggatatcgggagcagtgtggggatgttAATATTCTAATATGTGGACATGCTAATATTCTTTaagatgaacatggcagtgtagttgcagcaaattcagtgacatacttggtaaggctctgtttgcaccatTTGaactgtattgacagagaagaactttttgttttgcgcATAATACAGTGAGTTCCCTCTTAACGACGGGTCCGGTTAACGACGGATCAGAGTTACTTTTCTTTTATTTCgcgcggtgcgcggaggagcagtggcagcacagtggaatgtttggagtgttgtggagtgtagtggagtgtagtggagtgtagtggagtttcgttccacctcatgtaccacatgtgatgtgaatgacaataaagtctccttgaatccttgaatttatttatatagcacttttctcaACACATCAATCAGCTTTACAATTTACAACACatcagctttacaattgtatgggtccagatccctaatgagcaagccagagtcaacagtggcgaggaaaaactccctatgatggtggggattaggaagaaacctcaggaggaccaagactcaaaagggaacccatcctccattgggcggcctgttagcagaagtctgtatttataatccaaatgtagttctatagttatagttgtagttctaattccaggccaagtagtcacagtctcttCAGTGCAGGGCACAGGTTTGTTTACTAACCTTTCTGTAACGTActaatcaggcagacaaggatccaagtgcgtataatagccatctttattgaaacaatgatCACAAAGCTATCAAACAGGTCAGTTACTCCGTTCAAggtgtgttgtgcaggagtgttgtaatcgtggtcaggacagtccagggtctcgccggtgagacagaagccaggaggtacagagggactaggcgggggacgaggtctaggaggagagcagaggttgGTACACAGGGAGGCAGTAACACGGAGAGAACGCTTGGTACGTGGCATGGcaccaatacttcacaacccggaagagtgagggggaagcTTAAATAGATGCGAAGGGGAGgcgcgatgagcggcaggtgaactcTTGGACGATGTTCTCATGGCTCCTGCAGTGCTCATGGTTCTCattccaggccaagtagtcacagtcccttcagtgcagatggtgaacctctggtaggagttggcatcagcacgtcctttgcggcaatggcacatccaacccgggtatcagcacatccacttgcaacccagaccatctcctaggcgCTTGTATggaatcgtcttgggtagaagcatgcaagaaaagatataaaatactagttgagtatgtgaacttcaatttaaacaaccgtttatttaaacatacatagctcacgtgccagcgATTAGCAAACTAGTCATGGTGTGTACATGGTGTATTGTCATTGAATTTCAGTgaataacacaaaaatgaataagttcataaaatgtgttgattattattattattattattattattatgaaatgccataatattatttataatctCTCTAGGGCACAGGTTCGTTTACTAACCTTTCATTTCAGCGCTTGAACCATTTTTGCCATCTGCTCTTCTTTCTCGTCTCCTTTCCTCGGTCTGCAGAGCTCTGACTCTCTGGTTTGCTTGTGCCGGGGCAGGATGAGAGTTCTGCTCTATTGGCTGAGTTTTTCTCTTGGTCCTCTTGGACGCTGCTCTCCTGGCTCCTGCAGTGCTCATGGTTCTTCCAACTCTTCCACCAGCGTCCCAGCGTTCTCTTCCAAGAGCCCTCAGGTTTTCCATGTTTTTTCACAAACGCTCTAGCCACCATTTGCTCCACCTTCAGGCGCCATGAATCCCTTCTCAACTCTTTCTGATCTCTCTTCCTTTCACCCCTCATCCTCTTCATTTCTTGCTCTACTAGAAGATTTAGAAGACGTTCTACATGCGCCTTCATCTTCTCCAAGTCTTTCTGACATTCCGTCAgtgtttttctctccctctcccactcttgCTGCTTCACCTtcttttcatcctccagttccttaagtctgttcttcatttcttctctctctcttgcccactCCATTTCTATCTTCTTGTGTTCACTGACCATCTCTCTGTTTGTTATTTTCTCTGTTTTTATTTGATCTGTTGCTTTCTTCATCATAGATATTATATTCTCAATTCTCATATTGAACATCTCCTCCCGTTCACTCAGCGTCTGTATGTCCTCCATTGTTTGTTCCTGTCCACTTCTCAGATTTTCACTTTCCATCTCAGTCTGTATACCGCAGTCCATCTTCTTTCTTATACCACTCTCCACTGTCCACTACTGTATTAATTGGTAGAAAGTTCAGCTGTGATGCTGTACAATGTTTCCTCTTTCTCAACAAATATCACACTGGTGTCGACTGCCTTGCCGTGCGGCCTTATATACGTTCGGTTATGTTGTGTTATGTCATTACTATAGAAACAGAATTCTACTAATTCACAACGTCATGTATTGTGACGTCATTTAGATTATTCAATTCATAACATCAAAGACATACCTCGGTAATTGGGGTGTCGCGAGACGTAACTCAGCGAGATTTGAGTCTCgcgggatttgtgatccagcaagcagccagaatgacgtcggaaaatacaggtattactattgaagatgcccccgccactttcacatgataaatggcaagagagtgactgataagacacggaccatatacaaacattgtatgaaaataatgccgcacaccgcgactaatacgagcacgatgcagagacatttacagcagcaccacagctcagtactcaaatcaacatatctcacttgaacagaggtagctgggacagaacggcgctttggcaagctgagacaggatatcgggagcagtgtggggatgctaatattctaatatgtggacatgctaatattcttaaaaatgaacatggcagtgtagttgcagcaaattcagtgacatacttggtcaggctctgtttgcaccatTTGAACtctattgacagagaagaactttttgttttgcacataatacagtgagtccctctTAACGACGGGTCCGGTTAACGACGGATCAGAGTTACTTTTCTTTTATTTCGGGCGGTGCgcggagtgttgtggagtgtagtggagtgttgtgtacgataagctgtgGTAGCGCGATCGCtgtttctcacgctgtacgcacgagaacattgttcgtttttttctactgtatttacgatcaaagcgtatctaaatctagggtcacgcctaacgacgaaaactgctttacgacggacttttcagtctctaaccccgtccttaagcggggactcactgtaatattgtttgcgcttgaaaaaaattaaaatatttaattttatttattttaacttttatgatttttttttttcaatttgtagaggaagaagtttattaaaagttcatgcttacataataaaatatttcaaaatgcatgtgtaactcagttaaataaaagtctgttgtccagtcatataatttgtcattttagtgttcttaaaatctcatctcgttctcgtgaacccaatatcgtgtctcgtctaGTCTCATGAGCTGAGTGTATCGCCACACCCCAAATGGTACTGACTCTGCAGTTTCTACTTGGCATCAGATAATGTTATCACCCAGCTGTTAGACAGACTGGTTCTTCTAATGTTTCATTTATGTAAGCAGACCTAAACAAAGTTTATCACTAGAATTTTGCTAAAACTATTCTAAGAAACATTTGTAATTCCCATTTTAAAGTAGTTTCAACTGTAGGAAGACCAAATTAAATCAGATCACTCAGGTTTTTCATGAAATTTTCGTTTCAGTGCAAATTTCAAAACAGTTAAAATTTAAAAACCCAAAACATGAACATATGAAATTCTGAAATTTATTCTGGTTAGTACTGGAAACATACAGTAAAAAACATAGTAATGTTCATCATTGTGTGTAAACTTTATTGTCATACCATATCTTTTATAGCCGTAATATAaagtaatatagtaatatattGCAGTAATTATGAAGTAATATCTAAGTTTTATAGCTGCATACTGTGGGCGAAATGCTGGCAAACTATTAAACAAGCACATATGTAAATATTgtcatgcagacagacagatatgTAGTTTACCACTGAGCTTTGTcttaggctgtgttcgaaatagtctactacatactactggcatactgatcgagccccaaatcagtatgtcgtatgcaatatgtgaccaaaatgaaaatttccagtacgcgaaacatacccggatgacctactacttccgcaaaatattctaGTACGCGAACAGaactatcttcgtggtgtactgcatcccatcatgcaacgctacgttcacgtgaccccgtagtgtgctttgcttttgtctcatactggaaactgtactgcatactactacaaggaccagtatgcagtatccagtatatactgagtccagtatgcagtatccagtatgtagtagtctatttcgaacacagccttagTATTTTCACTGTCTGGTGGCTGACTTTGAAGCAGTGTCACAAAAGTTACTCTTTGAAGTATTGAGACTACTACTTATTACTAATATAAGTCTATGGTCTTCATTTAGTGCTGTATAGCAGAAAGCCAAACGGCAAAATGGCTTACAGAATATTTATTAGATTGCAAGAAGTCATTTTCCCCCAGTGATTCACTTGAAAAAACGGGTATTATACTGACACCTATTGGCCTGGAAGAATCAGATATTTTGCACAAAATCTGGACTACAAAGCAGTCTGATTCTTCATCCCATAAGAGCTGCACTTTATAGaagaaattaaaataataataataattttcatAAATATTGTTTGCTAAAAATTGCGGTAAAAATGACTGCGCCTGTAAGCTTTAAGAGTGCTTGCAGTGCTTAGGTCTAAAATaagttttatttttaatatcattttacacactacagcttgaacaaaaatatgcaaatatgcatatttttatttctttttatttaaaatgcattAATTTAAGTAGTTTTCCTGGCAGTGGAGTGCCGTAAATAATATGCGTAAATGTGAACAAGAATAGGCTGCGCTCTGGTACAACTGATGCATTTGCGCTATTTGCGTAGCGTGGTTTATTATTGACGTGAAACGCCAGAACGGCAGAATTCCTCTCTTTAGTATTGTagtcatttccagtctgatgtTTCCTCGTAATTAAATCAATATACACTGGAATTCGATTATCCTGTCGTAGAGATAAACTGTAAGTAGCATCTGAATTGTTTTCTTATTGCGCATGAAAGGTCTTGTAATGAAGCGTAAGTAAGACATCTCCATGTCACGGATGATTCTCGCCAGGCCTGTGGTAATTACATCAGTATTTAAAATCATGGAGTGTAAATGACGGATTAATGTCGCACATTCTGCAATATACTGTTATACGCGATGAACATGCACTACACCTGACGTCCTCCCCAATAATGATGTTAATAACAGGATACATCATGTAAACACACAGCATGCATTTCAAGACATATCTGCGTAGAAAAACGAGCTTTGCGCAATTAGACTAACGCGTTTAAAGTAAgaatgtttgttgttgttgtttatttatttgttagcttattattatttatacagCACATGTTTGGGGGACCATTAAATATCAGGCACAAAGCTCACGCATTTTGTCAACGTTTGACCTTTGGTTTTGTAAATACTGAGGTATCTGTTTTTCTGGACAATGTTGAAGATCTGTCGGTCAATCCTGCGTTTAGGTTTTTGCAGTCTAGGTCTTTTAGCACAGATAATCGGTTTTATACCTAGTTTCTGTAACACGGTTTCGAATTACTTTCTGCTATTGGCATctaatcatttatttattttcccccaGTGGTTGAAGTAAAGGTTATCCTAGCTGGGATAAAGAACAGCACTCACTGCTCTCAAGGAGACAAATACACTCTATCAGAGCAGTGAGGCCTATCTACCAGTGTATGTTGAATCTGCAGCAATGGTCTTTAAGGCCTAATATGACTAGAGAGGATGTTATAACAATAAATAATAGCAGTAAAGCAGAAGTTTGCCTTTAATTAGTTTATACTAAAATAAGGTTCAAAATAATTTGGAAAGTGACACCAATATTATGGCTCTGTCCACCAGTATTTGGTAATTCAGGTGACACTATGAGTAGGGAACTTTTTTTTAATTGTATTAATCATATGGATGAATCAAATGATACCCCAAACTCACTGTATACTAACAACATATTCtgttattttttacttttttctgACCACAGGAGTCGTAGAGATGGATGTGTTTTCCATCCTCATTAGTGCCGCCCTCCTGGTTGCCAGTATTCAGGACGAGTCTCAAACCACCGACCTCCAGGAGTTGGCTGGCCACAACTTGGACTTCGCCACTGGGCTGTACCGCAAAATTGCCAGCGGCAGCGACGACAACGTGGCCGTCTCCCCTTTGTCAGCAACCCTGGGTCTGGCCTCCCTGGCGGAGGGAGCCCGGGGGGACACACGCAGACAGCTGCTGGAAGCCCTCGGCCTGGCCCCCATGGAGCGCGACGGAGAGCCAGACCGCATCTCCACGCTACTCCACCAGCTGTGGGAGGTGGTGGCTCAGGTCCTGGCCACCGGCCTCTTCACCAGCCAGCAAGCGCAGGCTGACTCCGGCTTCAGCGGCCAGGTGAAGGGGTCTTACGGTGCGGATGTGCGTGCTGTGGATTTCACCAAGGCCCAGGCAGCCAAACGGGACATCAATGAATATGTGATGGGTGTCACAGGGAGGAAGATCACGGAGGTGGTGAACACCGTGGATCCTCAGAGTTTGCTCATGCTTGTCACTGCTGCATACTTCACAGGTGGGAGAAACAAGACCTCAGGATTTTATAAAACCTAAAATTCAAAGCTTAACTGTAAAACTCACTAAACAAACTACTCATGTACAGCTAAAAGAAAATCATTCACAGCCTGTGGAGCTCTGATTATGTTTTCTTTATCAGGACAGTGGAAGTTTCCGTTCAATGTCAACTTCACCCAGGAAGATCGGTTCTATGTTGATAAGTACCACATTGTCATGGCACCCATGATGATCCACTCAGGTAAGCACTACCTGGCCTATGACCCAGAGCTGAAAGTGGGGATCCTGAAGCTACCCTGCACCGACAACACCGCCATGCTAGTTCTTCTGCCCGATGAAGAGGTCGATTACACTTTTATTGACGAGGCTTTGACAGGGGAAGTTTTCCTCAGATGGGTCGCTAAGCTAAAGAAAACGTAAGTCTGCGCTAGTCCAGATAACAACTAGATAAGACATTGTTTTCTAGAATACAACTTGCTAATAACTATGTAATTAATGAGTACAGGACTGCTAACTGGCTAGCAGGGACACTGAACCTTTACTTACCCTGTAATACAttagttttaaataatttagcaATGTATGCTAATGTCAAATACAAAAAACCTCTCCACAGGAAGTTAGAGATTCAGTTGCCCCGGTTCTCTGTGGAGAAGTCTTTCTCTCTGAAGCAGAGCCTGAACAGTCTGGGCGTTAGCACCATCTTTGAGAGCAGTGCAGATCTGTCCGGCATTAGCGACACGCCAAACCTGAAAGTCTCTgaggtattaattattatattattcaaTCATTATTGACAGGGTGCAGCAGAAGACGGAGCAATGCCCTGGTATTGAGTGGCTGTATTACTGAGAACATCAGCTCTTATTTCTATACTGCATCCATACTTTGTTTTGTCCTATTGAGCTAAGTCAGTATGGTGTGGTGTAAATGTATTATGGTTCCTGCAGTAACAGCATGCTCTGACAAATGTTCTCCTGGTCTTCAGGCAGTGCAGAAGGTCTTGGTAGCCGTGGATGAGAAAGGGGGCTCAGACGCCCAGCCCTTCAACAATATGTTTGTTGACCCTCTTCCTCCGAGACTTATTTTCAACCggcccttcctcttcctcatctatCATGAGGACACGAAAGCCCTACTGCACATGGGCCGGGTCGTGGACCCCACCAGGAAGTAGACCCATTTTGAGAAACTAAAACAGtactgtttgtgttttgtcatttAATTTGTCGTAAAATGGCTACAACTTGCCATTTTATATGAGTGGCTTTGTGTTTTCTAAATATATATTAGTATTAGTGCTAGAATAATTTAAATGCACTGAACAAAATCTTTTGAAATTTAATTTTAACTATTAAATAATTCCTCTAGTCCTATGATATTTAAACAGTTATCTGTTTATTAAACAGTATGGTTGTTGTGATGATAATTGGTTTAATAACTTTAATTCACTTGGCATTAATGTTTATGGAGCTGGTTCAATTGTATCGCACTTGCCCCAATACCAGCTATTCAAAGCTTTGCTAATATTTATACAAAATATCTTCAAAAATGGACACATTCAACATGTTCAACATGGGCTTTATTGATTGGGTTCTGAAGAGTTGGCATGAATCGTTCAGGTGCTGAGATGCACCAGGCACAAACTCATTGAAGGGACAGGGTCCCAGCATTCTCAAAGGTGGCGCTCATAAAAATACATACTGCATCTTTTTTCATAGCTGGTTGGAAAATATAAAACGAAAAGATTTTGCAAAGCATGCTATAATACaagaaacaaaccaacaaaataAATCAAccaataaattaaatacatcaCTCTGCTTGCTTTACTCTGGTTACTTTTCTTTAGTTCTTTTTTGACAAATGGTGCGAGAATAAGGCAGAGATGGATCAGTGTTTGCTTTCGTTGATGTAAGGAGAACCCCAGAGCCCCTTTCCTCCTCCATGGGAGCTCAGCTGTTCTGCTACAGAGGAGGAAGGAGGGCTGTCTGCGGTGTCGGCTGGAGGACGCATCTCCAGGGTGCGTGCCCACAGCTTCCGGCTCCTTCTCTAGGTCCCGCGCCGAGGCAAGGGTCTTCCTGCGCAAAGGGCAAGCCCACCAAAGTCCTCCGAACTGAGTGACCGTCACTCTCTCCCAGACTGCATGCCGAAGGAATTGGATTTCCTTTGTCTATCGGAGAGAGTAAACGAGGAATGTTTTTAGACAAGTCGTCTATCCAGTGCAATCTTCCTGTGCTTCATATtagtgaacccccccccccccccccccccccccccctcggtcaTTGAACCATTGTGCATATCATTTTCTAATAACAAAATACTCTTGCCAACcattttattagaaacacctagTAGATCTGTTGCCTGTGATTTGACCAGATGAgccattaataataataactgaaATGAAAGAAACAAATATTATTAATAGTTATTCTGAGGCCCGAACACGCGTGGTTGTGGCGGTCGGACGTACATGGTGAGTTTCCTGGACTGTGTGTCTTTGCTGCCGTTGCTGCTCGTGTTGCTGCGGATAAGGACGGgcaccgaggaggaggagggattggaggacgaagaggaggacgaggaggaggacgaggaggccACGTTGAAGTGGTGTGGTCGCAGGGCGTCGTCTAAACGCGCCATTCACACGCGCAGGAAAACGACACAAATCAAGAGTTTTAGCAGCACCCGCATGACCGCATGAGCTTTTTACAGGAGATCCAGTTGTTTATGCCTTATTCTTAATAAACAGATTAAAGGCTTTCTCACATGAAAGGCTTTCAGATATAAACACATTTCAATATCGTATGTAGAAGCTATAAATGAAGAAAGAATCCATAGTTACCATTAAGTGGTATTATGGAGCTCTTCCCTGATCCCGGACAACTTCCCGACTCTTTGACTTTTCTGAAGAACACACATTGTATGTTTAAAGTGGAACTTAAGCCAGCACTGTGATACTGTTCAATCCTAATTCAATCCTAAAACAAAGTCCTAATTCAGCACAGTGGTTCATCAAAACACTTGAGACTGCCCAGCAAGCCCACGTAGGTTCGATACACAAATCTGAGATGGCTGCTGGAGAAATGAGATGAGTAAATATGGAGGTACATATGTCGTGATGGTGAACCTCCAACAGGTAAACCAACTGTTACTGCCAGGACGAAACACCCAAGTTTGCTCTTGCCATTGCCTATCATATAATTTCTCTTTTAACTAAACTGTTATCTCTTTCATGAATTTAACGAGTAAAACTCTTTAAATTCATCACTACATTATCACTACACTCTATATCACTTCATATTAAACGCTATCGAGGACGGGAGGGCGTTATTAAACCCGTTTCTAAACGTGACTCCATACTCACAGGGTTTTGTCGGAGTTGCTCATTTTGGGGGTGCTGGGGTGACTGCTGAGGGAGCGACTGCGTGCCAGTTTGGCTCTCCGCATCTCCTTACCTGCAAGCAGCGGGGGCGTCAAAACACTCACAACTCCCCCTCAGACCTCCACACCGCCTCCAATGTCTCAAACAAGGAGCCGCCCGTGCACAACTAACCGGCAGACGTGGACAGCGTGGCTCCGGACGTAGAGCCAGACATGCCCTTGCTACCAGAAAGGCTCGTTTTGCTGTCTCTTCCTGCAAAAAAAACAGGCCCGTACTTCCATCaattgcagaaaaaaaaaactctacaGCTCATGAACTCGTGATCTGCTCCCCAAGGGTCCCGGCGGTGGCCAGTTCACTGTCTCCCTTTGGTCAGAGTAGAGGCAGTAAACTGTGCAACACTGAGacggaggggcggggctgtctAGAGGAGTCTTACGCTTTTTATCCGCATGCTTCTCCCCGGCCAGTTTAGCCTCGCTCTGCTGCCGCTCCAACAGCTCCTAGGATTAAAAAACAACATTAGAGCGGTCATGTGACCATGCTGATTATAATGTGACTTCAGAAGTGAGCTCAACTGATTTTGGAAAGAAACATAtgggtataaaaaaaaaaaaactgtcttGGGTTTTGATTGAAACAGTCCCATGCTGTGCATGAAATCAAGCTCAGGAACTCTCTGAGAATATTACAAAAAGACAACAAAGGGCCTTTGTATGTGATGACGTCTTATTAACGTCGTGAACAAATACCGAACGTCAAAACTCCAAGCTTTGCGCCATGTTTATCCTTCAAAGTGATAATTGAAGGATAATTGAACAACTAAATTCAGTCTCTTTATCCCCCTGTAATGCTCAGCAGTGACTGAGAGCGACTGACCGGCCTGTACTGACTGGTGTGGTTTGATCTCTCACCATTTCAAGTAGTAagttttcctctttctctttcttttggTCCAGCAAGTCTCTTTCATGCCTTTTATGATACTGCGTAAAGGAAAAGTGCTCAGAGATCTCAAACCTCATCAATTCACATAAGACACTCAAAAAAATTAGCTGTAAGCAGAAAACACAGTGTAAACACAATTTATACCGGTTCGGTGATGTCCATTTTGTCCAACTCCAAGACTGTCTGAGGGAGGAAAAAAGGAGATTTGTTTTATAAACGGATTCTTTCTACCA
The window above is part of the Brachyhypopomus gauderio isolate BG-103 chromosome 9, BGAUD_0.2, whole genome shotgun sequence genome. Proteins encoded here:
- the serpina10a gene encoding serpin peptidase inhibitor, clade A (alpha-1 antiproteinase, antitrypsin), member 10a → MDVFSILISAALLVASIQDESQTTDLQELAGHNLDFATGLYRKIASGSDDNVAVSPLSATLGLASLAEGARGDTRRQLLEALGLAPMERDGEPDRISTLLHQLWEVVAQVLATGLFTSQQAQADSGFSGQVKGSYGADVRAVDFTKAQAAKRDINEYVMGVTGRKITEVVNTVDPQSLLMLVTAAYFTGQWKFPFNVNFTQEDRFYVDKYHIVMAPMMIHSGKHYLAYDPELKVGILKLPCTDNTAMLVLLPDEEVDYTFIDEALTGEVFLRWVAKLKKTKLEIQLPRFSVEKSFSLKQSLNSLGVSTIFESSADLSGISDTPNLKVSEAVQKVLVAVDEKGGSDAQPFNNMFVDPLPPRLIFNRPFLFLIYHEDTKALLHMGRVVDPTRK